The Terriglobus tenax genome contains a region encoding:
- the dapF gene encoding diaminopimelate epimerase, which produces MIPFVKAHACGNDFLVVEETLAGGNHAGIARKLCARNTSVGADGVEFLDRLPDGSFFLRLFNADGSEAELSGNGTRCVAAWLAYSEGLKQVTLGTHGGPRSCTTVSCEETEFLIETGMGVPRVHPQTVEVPGVGAVEGANVNVGNPHFVIFVDTDDFSAYGLTWQALGEKICFHPDFPKQTNVEFVRVLAPGQIAFRIYERGVGPTTSSGTGTCASSTAAIALRGCSTTLEAIAEGGPQRVVWPSKSEEMRLTGPAEIICVGEVTL; this is translated from the coding sequence ATGATTCCTTTTGTAAAAGCACATGCCTGCGGCAACGACTTTCTCGTAGTGGAAGAGACGCTGGCGGGCGGCAATCATGCCGGCATCGCGCGCAAGCTGTGCGCCCGTAACACCAGCGTAGGCGCGGACGGCGTCGAGTTTCTGGATCGCCTGCCCGATGGCAGCTTCTTCCTGCGTCTGTTCAACGCCGATGGCTCCGAGGCGGAGCTCTCCGGCAATGGCACACGCTGCGTGGCCGCATGGCTTGCTTACAGCGAAGGCCTGAAGCAGGTGACTCTGGGCACGCATGGCGGGCCGCGCAGTTGCACCACGGTCTCTTGTGAAGAGACGGAGTTCCTGATCGAAACAGGCATGGGTGTGCCCCGGGTGCATCCGCAGACGGTGGAGGTGCCGGGCGTAGGCGCGGTGGAAGGCGCGAACGTCAACGTCGGCAATCCTCACTTCGTCATCTTTGTGGATACGGACGACTTCAGCGCGTACGGGCTCACCTGGCAGGCGCTGGGAGAGAAGATCTGCTTCCACCCTGACTTTCCGAAGCAGACCAACGTGGAGTTTGTCCGCGTGTTGGCTCCGGGGCAGATAGCCTTCCGCATCTACGAGCGCGGCGTTGGGCCAACGACCTCCTCTGGCACCGGCACCTGTGCTTCGTCGACCGCCGCGATCGCTCTGCGTGGATGCAGCACAACGCTGGAAGCGATTGCCGAAGGTGGTCCGCAGCGTGTGGTGTGGCCATCGAAAAGTGAGGAGATGCGCCTGACCGGTCCGGCAGAAATTATCTGTGTGGGTGAGGTTACGCTGTGA
- a CDS encoding ArnT family glycosyltransferase, whose product MSLRRKYNQSAKDRDRDLIPNDEKTIAERLAIRPAKRQELFPIALASLILAFLAVLVCAARGYLLLYGDAVAHLAIARRIIDSVNPGLPQLGSVWLPLPHLLLVPFVSKLQWWQTGSGGTWPSFVCYILGNIGFYRLTRRMLPMHWAFGATLFYALNPNLLYLGSTAMTEPLFLALFIWQTVLVMEAIDAIREERIGVVKARLVVSGILSVLSVYTRYDGWILAACVWLMLLISLVKNKRIFDQVRGAFAILTILTVLAPMGWLYHNWHYTGDPLDFMRGPYSAAAIERNTAPPGQHYRGWHNPGWALLFYTRTAQVDAAAWETGFLLMAAAIAGTYMLWKRGLARASALLWMPLPFYVYSVSYGSVPIFIPQLYPHSYYNARYGMELLPALVAFAFVVVAWFESRIIRTRPMQAVFLQPVVLMLCVANCIAMTWFTPLVLKEGIVNSRTRIPFEDSITRELLAMPQGLPVMMFTSDHVGAIQKSGIPLKQFVSESDYVSFHRALDAPSIWAAYVIAIDKDPVAEAVKKNSANLKLLTVLCTTGQPCARIYESEVFQPIKR is encoded by the coding sequence TTGAGCTTGAGGCGTAAGTACAACCAGAGCGCGAAGGACCGCGATCGCGACCTCATCCCCAACGATGAGAAGACGATCGCGGAGCGTCTGGCGATCAGGCCGGCGAAGCGGCAGGAGCTGTTCCCCATTGCGCTGGCGTCGTTGATTCTCGCCTTTCTCGCGGTACTGGTCTGCGCCGCGCGCGGCTACCTGCTTCTGTATGGCGATGCGGTGGCCCATCTGGCCATTGCGCGCCGCATCATCGATTCGGTAAACCCTGGACTACCGCAGCTCGGCAGCGTGTGGCTTCCGCTGCCGCATCTGCTGCTGGTGCCGTTTGTTTCAAAGTTGCAGTGGTGGCAGACCGGCTCCGGCGGCACGTGGCCATCCTTTGTCTGCTACATCCTTGGCAATATTGGCTTCTACCGGCTGACGCGCCGCATGCTGCCTATGCACTGGGCCTTTGGCGCGACGCTGTTTTATGCGCTGAACCCAAACCTGCTGTACCTGGGCAGCACGGCCATGACTGAGCCGCTGTTCCTGGCCTTGTTCATCTGGCAGACAGTGCTAGTGATGGAGGCGATCGACGCGATCCGCGAAGAGCGCATCGGCGTGGTGAAGGCGCGGCTGGTGGTCTCTGGCATTCTCTCGGTGCTCTCGGTCTATACGCGCTATGACGGCTGGATTCTGGCTGCATGCGTGTGGCTGATGCTGCTCATCTCACTGGTGAAGAACAAGCGCATCTTCGATCAGGTGCGTGGAGCCTTCGCCATTCTCACCATTTTGACCGTGCTCGCGCCGATGGGCTGGCTGTATCACAACTGGCATTACACAGGCGATCCGCTGGACTTCATGCGGGGGCCTTACTCGGCGGCTGCGATTGAGCGGAACACCGCGCCTCCGGGACAGCATTATCGTGGCTGGCACAACCCCGGCTGGGCGCTGCTGTTCTACACGCGCACCGCGCAGGTGGATGCCGCCGCGTGGGAGACAGGCTTCCTGCTGATGGCCGCGGCCATTGCCGGAACGTACATGTTGTGGAAGCGGGGGCTGGCGCGCGCCTCGGCTCTGCTGTGGATGCCGCTGCCGTTCTATGTGTACTCGGTGTCGTATGGTTCGGTGCCGATCTTCATTCCACAGCTGTATCCGCACTCGTACTACAACGCACGGTACGGTATGGAACTGCTGCCCGCGCTGGTGGCGTTTGCTTTTGTGGTGGTGGCGTGGTTTGAGAGCAGGATCATTCGCACGCGGCCCATGCAGGCGGTGTTTCTGCAGCCCGTGGTGCTGATGCTGTGCGTGGCCAACTGCATTGCCATGACGTGGTTTACACCTCTGGTGCTGAAGGAAGGCATTGTGAACTCGCGTACGCGGATTCCGTTTGAAGACTCCATCACGCGGGAACTGCTGGCCATGCCGCAGGGGTTGCCGGTGATGATGTTTACCTCCGATCACGTCGGGGCAATTCAGAAATCAGGAATTCCGCTGAAGCAGTTTGTGTCGGAGTCGGATTATGTCAGCTTCCATCGCGCCCTGGACGCACCTTCGATCTGGGCGGCGTATGTGATTGCGATCGACAAGGATCCGGTTGCCGAGGCCGTCAAAAAGAATTCCGCGAACCTGAAGTTGTTGACCGTGCTGTGCACAACAGGCCAGCCCTGCGCACGCATTTACGAGTCTGAAGTTTTTCAGCCGATTAAGAGATAA
- a CDS encoding PfkB family carbohydrate kinase, translating into MSILVVGSVAFDTLETPHGKRERVQGGAAFHFAMAASFFTDVRVVGVVGEDFLPEHEETLKKRGVDTTGIEHAEGKSFHWAGSYMKSLSEAETLATDLNVFGSFAPKIPASYLDSDYLFLANIDPVLQLQVRKQMPDVKLVAGDTMNYWIADHRANLEKVLAELDVLLINDGEARMLAGENNLLKAARKVMEMGPKSLVVKHGEYGATAFFCDRSFTGVSHITLPFRAPAMPLDEVVDPTGAGDCFAGGFYGYIASQPELTPAVFRKALFYGGVMGSYAVESFGTERLHTLTRDDIEQRFRTLQEISHLELEA; encoded by the coding sequence ATGTCGATTCTGGTTGTTGGTTCGGTTGCGTTTGACACCCTGGAGACGCCGCACGGCAAGCGTGAGCGGGTACAGGGTGGAGCCGCCTTTCACTTTGCGATGGCTGCCAGCTTCTTTACCGATGTGCGCGTGGTCGGCGTCGTTGGCGAGGACTTTCTGCCGGAGCACGAAGAAACACTGAAGAAGCGCGGTGTGGACACCACCGGCATTGAACATGCTGAGGGCAAGAGCTTCCACTGGGCCGGTTCGTACATGAAAAGCCTCTCCGAGGCGGAGACGCTGGCCACTGACCTGAACGTCTTCGGCAGCTTTGCTCCGAAGATCCCGGCAAGTTATCTCGACTCCGACTATCTCTTCCTGGCCAACATCGATCCCGTGCTGCAGTTGCAGGTCCGCAAGCAGATGCCGGATGTAAAGCTGGTGGCTGGCGACACGATGAATTACTGGATCGCCGACCATCGTGCCAACCTGGAAAAGGTGCTGGCCGAGTTGGATGTCCTGTTGATCAACGATGGTGAAGCGCGGATGCTGGCCGGCGAGAACAACCTGCTGAAGGCTGCGCGCAAAGTCATGGAGATGGGACCGAAGTCGCTGGTGGTCAAACACGGCGAGTATGGCGCAACCGCTTTCTTCTGCGACCGTAGCTTTACCGGCGTAAGCCACATTACGCTGCCCTTCCGCGCGCCGGCCATGCCGCTGGATGAAGTGGTGGACCCGACCGGTGCAGGCGACTGCTTTGCCGGTGGTTTCTATGGCTACATTGCATCGCAGCCGGAGCTGACCCCGGCGGTCTTCCGCAAGGCGCTCTTCTATGGCGGTGTTATGGGGTCATACGCCGTAGAGAGCTTTGGCACGGAGCGCCTGCACACGTTGACCCGCGACGACATCGAGCAACGCTTCCGCACGCTGCAGGAGATCTCGCACCTTGAGCTTGAGGCGTAA